From one Lolium rigidum isolate FL_2022 chromosome 4, APGP_CSIRO_Lrig_0.1, whole genome shotgun sequence genomic stretch:
- the LOC124705734 gene encoding protein EARLY RESPONSIVE TO DEHYDRATION 15-like: MEVVRGSNGGKLNPWAEPFVPGSWCRPVEVVAEVEDFSPDWWRLVAASPSFRDRWLRDYGDLGLLDADESPDDGDLFFSPARNNLEGAERKEEAAGKKAGGTEVMPWGIEKWWRTHVMVPEVPKYAEKAPKKVAAGSPRFSPRPIQQPR, encoded by the exons ATGGAGGTGGTGAGAGGGAGCAACGGCGGGAAGCTGAACCCGTGGGCGGAGCCCTTCGTGCCGGGGAGCTGGTGCCGCCCcgtggaggtggtggcggaggtggaggacttCTCCCCCGActggtggcgcctcgtcgccgcCTCCCCGTCCTTCCGCGACCGCTGGCTGCGCGActacggcgatctcggcctcctcgacgccgacgagagccccgacgacggcgacctctTCTTCTCCCCTGCGCGGAACAACCTTG AAGGCGCAGAGAGGAAGGAAGAAGCGGCCGGCAAGAAAGCCGGAGGAACTGAGGTGATGCCTTGGGGGATCGAGAAGTGGTGGCGGACGCACGTCATGGTGCCGGAGGTCCCAAAGTACGCGGAGAAGGCGCCTAAGAAGGTCGCCGCCGGCAGCCCCCGGTTCAGCCCCCGGCCTATCCAGCAGCCTCGCTAG